One Echinicola strongylocentroti DNA window includes the following coding sequences:
- a CDS encoding arylsulfatase: MKPNNSLFFTCLAVATLLACQSKNASNEKQPPQPETPPNIIFILADDLGYADVSCYGQQKFETPNIDRLATQGMLFTDHYAGTAVCSPSRATLMTGQHTGHVAIRDNRSLDPSPYGFRQREGQFPLADSIHTMPEMLQKAGYVTGAFGKWGLGGPDTEGEPNNQGFDEFYGYVCQSLAHNYYPDHLWNNQEKIMLHGNDNGKFGAYSPELMHQEALKFIQANQKEPFFLFLPTPLPHAELLAPAEEMAVFEGKLTEGEPYKGTDEGPGFRKGRLGSQEKPHAAFAAMVKVLDDQVGEIMRTVDSLGIANNTLIIFTSDNGPHIEGGGDPEFFDSNGPLKGIKRDLYEGGIRVPLIMRWSGRIQANSTNDHPSAFWDFTATFADLAGTKAPEHGDGISMLPTILGNDDEQQKHPHLYWEYHGEAGKQAVRMGKWKAVRKDIREGNQAIELYDLEKDLGETTDVADQHPAIIQKMDSLLRAEHVTNSTFKLGYLDE; encoded by the coding sequence ATGAAACCTAACAATAGCCTGTTCTTTACATGCTTGGCAGTAGCTACACTGCTGGCTTGCCAAAGCAAAAATGCTTCCAACGAAAAGCAACCACCCCAACCGGAGACTCCTCCCAATATCATCTTTATCCTTGCCGACGATCTTGGCTATGCGGATGTGAGCTGTTACGGGCAGCAAAAGTTCGAAACGCCCAATATCGACCGCTTGGCGACACAGGGCATGTTGTTTACCGATCATTATGCAGGCACTGCTGTGTGCTCGCCTTCTCGCGCCACGTTGATGACAGGACAGCACACTGGCCATGTAGCCATCCGGGACAACCGAAGCCTAGATCCTTCGCCTTACGGCTTCCGACAAAGAGAGGGGCAGTTTCCACTCGCCGACTCCATCCATACCATGCCGGAGATGCTACAAAAAGCCGGTTATGTCACTGGTGCCTTTGGCAAATGGGGTCTTGGCGGCCCTGATACCGAAGGAGAGCCCAATAACCAAGGATTTGATGAATTTTACGGTTATGTCTGCCAGTCACTTGCCCATAATTACTACCCCGACCACTTATGGAACAATCAGGAAAAAATCATGCTCCATGGAAACGACAACGGAAAATTTGGTGCATATTCTCCCGAATTGATGCATCAGGAAGCCTTGAAGTTTATCCAGGCTAACCAAAAGGAGCCATTTTTCCTCTTTCTCCCCACTCCGCTTCCCCATGCTGAGCTGCTCGCACCAGCAGAAGAAATGGCTGTTTTTGAGGGGAAGCTTACGGAAGGAGAACCTTATAAGGGCACAGATGAAGGTCCAGGTTTTCGGAAAGGGCGATTGGGTTCCCAAGAAAAACCCCATGCAGCTTTTGCAGCGATGGTAAAAGTACTGGATGACCAAGTGGGTGAAATCATGAGAACAGTAGATTCGCTTGGCATAGCCAATAATACATTGATCATCTTCACTTCTGACAACGGCCCGCACATCGAAGGTGGTGGAGATCCGGAGTTTTTTGACAGCAATGGCCCGCTAAAAGGCATCAAAAGAGACTTGTACGAGGGTGGAATCAGGGTACCGCTGATCATGCGCTGGTCCGGACGCATCCAAGCAAACAGCACCAATGACCATCCATCTGCTTTTTGGGACTTTACGGCCACCTTTGCAGACCTTGCTGGCACCAAAGCTCCTGAGCATGGCGATGGCATCTCCATGCTCCCTACGATATTGGGAAATGATGACGAGCAGCAAAAACACCCTCACCTCTACTGGGAATACCATGGTGAAGCTGGAAAACAAGCGGTGCGAATGGGCAAGTGGAAAGCAGTAAGAAAGGATATTCGAGAGGGCAATCAAGCCATTGAACTGTACGACTTGGAAAAAGACTTGGGAGAAACTACCGATGTGGCTGACCAGCACCCCGCCATTATCCAAAAAATGGATTCCCTCCTACGGGCAGAACATGTGACCAATTCCACCTTTAAGCTCGGATATTTGGATGAATGA
- a CDS encoding AraC family ligand binding domain-containing protein, whose protein sequence is MNTDYKTIISVDLGFEVNPNRPITSFSRFLTEAKCGEVHAHPRAQLLFASGGIMKVAVENQLWIVTPVQGIWIPGGRQHQVFFPENVQVATLFIDPSFSPSLSTDTFAFELSVFLKCLVKKNGGFWKPIF, encoded by the coding sequence ATGAATACAGATTATAAGACAATCATCTCAGTGGACTTAGGTTTTGAGGTCAACCCTAATAGGCCCATCACTTCTTTTTCCAGATTTTTGACCGAGGCCAAATGTGGAGAAGTACATGCGCATCCCAGGGCGCAGCTTCTTTTCGCTTCCGGTGGAATAATGAAAGTAGCGGTGGAAAACCAATTATGGATCGTTACACCCGTGCAGGGCATCTGGATTCCCGGAGGTCGCCAGCACCAAGTTTTTTTTCCTGAAAATGTCCAAGTAGCCACGTTATTCATCGACCCAAGTTTTAGCCCTTCCTTATCGACAGATACCTTCGCGTTTGAGCTTTCTGTATTCTTAAAGTGCCTGGTCAAAAAAAATGGTGGCTTTTGGAAACCCATCTTCTAG
- a CDS encoding SusC/RagA family TonB-linked outer membrane protein, producing MKKVITLRLPWRQGVLALLSTACSLGISDAYASTKIHTPLTAISGMSEVEKVITGTVVSSEDNNPLPGVSILLKGSGTGTVTDIDGKFTLEVPDQGAVLIFSSIGFVKQEVEVGSQATLNITMEADLQQLGEVVVVGYGTQRKKDITGAVASVGEKDFNTGMSVAPEQLLQGKVAGVNITQNSGQPGAASTVRIRGVNSISAGNDPLYVIDGVPMQFNSANNFVSSMQGSSPFSSEGTNPLNSINPSDIESIDILKDASATAIYGSRGANGVIIITTKNKSGGETLTYDTYVGVSNIRKTLPVLSADQYRNYAESNDLVYPDEGASTFWQDEIFRTAVSQNHNVAFGGGSAASTFRASLGYTDQQGILLSSGLKKYTARFNGTHKALEGRLRLGVNMTYGKTAEDNTPISSNINNEGGNILKDAIRWAPTLPVTNPDGSYYQIGELRINPVSWVEVDDERNTNLFLGNVDVAFDIMDELTFRVNMGHNDQYVERFTNMPATHPSGETDGGRASINKLKNYSSVMEATLTYNKDLGNNTNLNLLGGYSFQRFVTEYTFTEANNFVSSSVKWNLIQSGNILSNTSYKSANRLASVFGRANLRLKDRYLFTLTLRNDGSSRFGENNRWGLFPSGAFAWNMAEENFMKSSAFDQLKLRLGYGVTGNQEIPNDLYRQQLGIAGSAVYVLGGEAIPSVLPTNYANPDLQWEQTNQLNIGVDFGFWENRLSGTIDYYEKYTNNLLLQFSTAAPSVVNTQWANVGEVENKGLELSLNADLMIDRPFTWNMNVNFSLNRNEVTSLSNEQFSRDEIRTSPLSGVITPKDFSQIIKPGLPLGTFYGRQYTGVDENGMETYLDEDGVDGADLVVIGNANPDFIYGMTHRFTWNNFDASLTLRGVVGNDVLNNTAAEFSYTNSTPGINILESSLNSGVSRDQTAQFSSRWIEDGSYLRLDNINIGYNFDVSALGFLKRARLYVTGQNLFVLTGYSGFDPEVRTNTNGGGNAAIGIDYLAYPRPRVFMLGGSFAF from the coding sequence ATGAAAAAAGTAATTACCCTAAGATTGCCATGGAGGCAAGGTGTGCTCGCTTTGCTATCCACGGCCTGTAGTTTGGGCATTTCGGATGCCTATGCTAGTACTAAGATCCACACACCATTGACTGCTATAAGCGGTATGAGTGAGGTGGAAAAAGTGATCACTGGTACTGTCGTTTCCAGTGAAGATAACAACCCACTTCCTGGTGTAAGCATTTTGCTAAAAGGTTCAGGCACAGGAACCGTCACAGACATCGACGGAAAATTTACGCTTGAAGTTCCTGATCAAGGAGCTGTTTTGATCTTCAGCTCGATCGGATTTGTCAAACAAGAAGTGGAAGTGGGGAGTCAGGCCACGCTAAACATCACCATGGAAGCCGATCTTCAACAGCTTGGCGAAGTAGTCGTGGTGGGTTATGGCACCCAGCGTAAGAAAGACATCACCGGAGCAGTAGCTTCTGTAGGTGAAAAGGACTTCAACACGGGCATGTCCGTGGCTCCTGAACAGCTTTTGCAAGGCAAAGTGGCTGGCGTAAACATTACTCAAAACAGTGGCCAGCCTGGGGCAGCCTCCACGGTGAGGATCCGGGGAGTCAACTCCATCTCTGCAGGCAACGATCCACTATACGTCATCGATGGGGTGCCCATGCAGTTTAATTCTGCCAATAATTTCGTGTCTTCCATGCAAGGAAGTTCACCCTTCTCATCTGAAGGCACCAATCCACTGAACTCCATCAACCCTTCTGATATCGAATCCATCGACATCCTGAAAGATGCCTCTGCCACGGCCATTTATGGCTCCAGAGGGGCCAATGGCGTCATCATCATCACCACTAAAAACAAAAGCGGTGGAGAGACACTCACCTATGACACCTACGTCGGAGTGTCCAACATCCGCAAAACATTGCCCGTACTTTCGGCAGACCAATATCGGAATTATGCCGAATCCAACGACTTGGTGTACCCAGATGAAGGTGCCAGCACCTTTTGGCAGGATGAGATCTTCAGAACGGCTGTGAGTCAAAACCACAATGTCGCTTTTGGCGGTGGTTCTGCTGCCAGTACTTTCCGAGCTTCCCTAGGCTATACTGACCAGCAAGGAATTTTGCTTTCCTCTGGCCTGAAAAAATACACCGCCCGATTTAACGGAACGCACAAAGCACTGGAAGGTAGGTTACGACTGGGTGTCAATATGACTTATGGCAAAACCGCTGAGGACAACACACCCATTTCTTCAAATATCAACAACGAGGGCGGCAATATCCTGAAAGATGCCATCCGATGGGCTCCTACCCTACCGGTCACCAATCCTGATGGCTCATATTACCAAATCGGCGAGCTTCGCATCAACCCAGTATCATGGGTAGAGGTAGACGATGAGCGAAACACCAACCTCTTTTTGGGAAATGTGGATGTGGCTTTTGACATTATGGACGAACTTACCTTTAGGGTAAACATGGGCCACAATGACCAATACGTGGAACGATTCACCAACATGCCCGCTACTCACCCTTCTGGGGAAACTGACGGGGGAAGAGCTTCCATCAATAAATTGAAAAATTACAGTTCGGTCATGGAAGCCACCTTGACCTACAACAAAGACCTGGGCAATAACACCAACCTAAACCTGCTTGGTGGATACTCCTTTCAGCGCTTTGTGACCGAATATACGTTTACAGAAGCCAACAATTTTGTTTCTTCTTCTGTAAAATGGAACTTGATCCAATCTGGAAATATCCTTTCCAATACCTCCTACAAGTCCGCAAACCGACTTGCATCAGTCTTTGGCCGAGCCAATCTACGGTTAAAGGACCGTTATTTATTTACCCTTACCCTGAGAAATGATGGTTCCAGTCGGTTTGGTGAAAACAACCGATGGGGGCTGTTTCCTTCCGGGGCATTTGCCTGGAACATGGCAGAGGAGAATTTCATGAAATCTAGTGCCTTTGACCAGCTGAAACTGCGCCTGGGATACGGGGTGACCGGTAACCAAGAAATCCCCAACGACCTCTATCGCCAGCAACTGGGGATCGCGGGATCAGCCGTATATGTTTTGGGCGGCGAGGCCATTCCCAGCGTCCTTCCCACCAATTATGCCAACCCCGACCTGCAATGGGAACAGACCAATCAGCTGAACATTGGTGTTGATTTTGGCTTTTGGGAAAACCGTCTGAGCGGTACCATTGATTACTATGAGAAATACACCAACAACCTTTTACTCCAATTCTCCACAGCAGCTCCTTCGGTGGTCAACACCCAATGGGCCAATGTAGGCGAGGTAGAAAACAAAGGGCTGGAACTCTCCCTGAATGCCGACCTGATGATCGATCGTCCGTTCACTTGGAACATGAACGTCAACTTCTCCCTCAACCGCAACGAAGTGACTTCCCTCTCCAACGAGCAGTTTTCGCGGGATGAAATCAGGACTTCCCCCCTCTCAGGTGTGATCACCCCAAAGGATTTCTCACAAATCATTAAACCCGGATTGCCACTGGGCACCTTCTATGGGCGTCAGTACACTGGGGTGGATGAAAATGGTATGGAAACCTACTTGGACGAAGACGGGGTAGATGGTGCTGACCTTGTGGTAATCGGAAATGCCAACCCAGACTTTATCTATGGGATGACGCATCGCTTTACTTGGAACAACTTTGACGCTTCATTGACCCTTCGGGGCGTAGTGGGCAATGATGTATTGAACAACACCGCAGCGGAATTTTCCTACACCAATTCCACTCCCGGTATCAACATCCTTGAATCCTCCCTAAATTCTGGAGTAAGCAGGGACCAAACCGCCCAATTCTCCTCAAGGTGGATTGAAGATGGCAGTTATTTGAGACTGGACAATATTAATATTGGTTACAACTTCGATGTTTCGGCGCTTGGCTTTCTTAAGAGGGCAAGACTCTATGTCACTGGCCAAAACCTCTTTGTGCTTACCGGCTACAGTGGTTTTGACCCAGAAGTAAGGACCAATACAAACGGTGGTGGCAATGCTGCCATTGGTATCGATTACTTGGCTTATCCGCGTCCTCGTGTGTTTATGCTGGGAGGAAGCTTTGCCTTCTGA
- a CDS encoding helix-turn-helix transcriptional regulator, whose product MVAFGNPSSSSPEQWRLAGVLLDEMALISPSVTFLPTSDDPRIKRVTDQIIHKPAANPSLEESAELVCVSPRTLSRLFSKYLGMGYGEWKTRSKMVEALKLLEEEVPIKTIAYQLGYENASSFIYAFRKQFGKSPGNYYHK is encoded by the coding sequence ATGGTGGCTTTTGGAAACCCATCTTCTAGCTCCCCAGAACAATGGAGATTGGCGGGTGTTTTATTGGACGAGATGGCGTTGATCAGCCCCTCTGTCACTTTTTTACCGACAAGTGATGATCCGCGTATCAAACGGGTAACTGACCAAATTATCCATAAACCCGCAGCTAACCCAAGCCTAGAAGAAAGTGCAGAATTGGTATGTGTAAGCCCAAGGACACTATCTCGACTGTTTTCCAAGTACCTGGGCATGGGATACGGAGAATGGAAGACCAGATCAAAGATGGTAGAAGCCCTTAAACTCTTGGAAGAAGAGGTGCCTATTAAAACTATCGCTTACCAACTGGGCTATGAAAATGCTAGTTCATTTATTTATGCCTTCAGAAAGCAATTCGGGAAGTCTCCAGGTAATTATTATCATAAGTAA
- a CDS encoding alpha/beta hydrolase, giving the protein MKRFSLTILFITLSLSGFAQETSYTTKQNIPYYDAGVRERDDYIEERCVLDLYFPSDKEGFPTVVWFHGGGLSAGQKEIPEALKEKGIAVVGVNYRLYPKIGAPVYIEDAAAAIAWTMKHIEAYGGDPSLVFLSGHSAGGYLAAMVGMDKKWLAKHGLDANDLAGLIPFSGHMITHFTVREERGIAGTQPIIDELAPLYHVRPDAPPLLLITGDREMEMLGRYEENAYMMRMMKVAGHQSTTLFEMDGYGHNMTHPAFPLLLNEVKRIVEKQELKD; this is encoded by the coding sequence ATGAAGAGATTTTCCCTAACCATCCTTTTTATAACGTTATCCCTTTCGGGATTTGCTCAAGAAACATCCTATACCACCAAGCAAAATATTCCCTACTACGATGCGGGCGTTCGTGAGAGGGATGATTATATCGAAGAGCGTTGTGTGCTAGACCTTTATTTTCCATCCGATAAAGAGGGTTTTCCTACAGTCGTGTGGTTTCATGGAGGAGGGTTAAGTGCAGGACAGAAGGAGATTCCTGAAGCATTAAAGGAAAAGGGGATCGCTGTGGTAGGGGTGAATTATAGATTATATCCCAAAATAGGTGCTCCCGTGTACATTGAAGATGCCGCGGCGGCCATTGCATGGACGATGAAGCATATTGAAGCTTATGGAGGCGATCCTTCATTGGTTTTCTTGTCCGGCCATTCGGCTGGAGGTTATTTGGCGGCGATGGTGGGGATGGATAAAAAGTGGTTGGCCAAACACGGCTTGGATGCCAATGATCTAGCAGGATTGATTCCTTTTAGTGGTCATATGATCACCCATTTTACCGTAAGAGAGGAGCGTGGAATTGCCGGAACGCAGCCCATCATCGATGAGTTGGCACCGCTCTATCATGTGCGACCGGATGCTCCGCCGCTGCTGCTGATTACGGGTGATAGGGAAATGGAAATGCTAGGAAGGTATGAAGAAAATGCTTACATGATGCGCATGATGAAAGTGGCCGGCCATCAGTCAACTACCCTTTTTGAAATGGACGGCTATGGCCATAACATGACCCATCCTGCCTTTCCGTTGCTGCTGAATGAAGTGAAGCGGATTGTTGAAAAACAGGAATTGAAAGATTGA
- a CDS encoding GNAT family N-acetyltransferase, with translation MREAKPTDQEAIVDLLKRSLGESLLPKSVALWRWKHVDNPFGESPVLVAEEQGDIVGVRAFMQWEFSQRGQNIKALRAVDTAVHPDYQGRGIFKQLTDKLVQECSEEEFQFIFNTPNAKSMPGYIKMGWQKRGNLPLKMALVRPFGVFSGRSARESTEVMQQEWPERLLAKVPYSADSVGLQTPISPEYMHWRYVKNPLFRYGWFSDGERYLCIFRIKAHRRFQEFRICELLPLDADRQFADKDFNKQLKEQVRNYHTAVITFSGESSVQFRSFGRYRFFRLSKGPLVTLRNLGLEKEQFEGLLMPNGIAFSLGDLELF, from the coding sequence TTGAGAGAAGCAAAGCCAACAGATCAGGAGGCGATAGTAGATTTATTAAAACGCTCCTTGGGAGAAAGTCTCTTGCCAAAGAGCGTGGCGCTATGGCGGTGGAAGCATGTGGACAATCCTTTTGGGGAATCCCCGGTACTAGTGGCGGAAGAACAAGGGGATATTGTCGGAGTGCGTGCTTTTATGCAATGGGAATTTTCGCAGAGAGGACAGAATATCAAGGCACTAAGGGCGGTGGACACAGCGGTTCATCCTGATTATCAAGGTAGGGGTATTTTCAAACAACTGACCGATAAATTGGTTCAGGAATGTAGTGAGGAGGAATTTCAATTTATTTTTAATACCCCCAATGCCAAAAGCATGCCCGGCTATATCAAGATGGGCTGGCAAAAGCGAGGGAATTTACCGCTAAAAATGGCTTTGGTAAGGCCATTTGGGGTATTTTCCGGAAGGAGCGCTAGGGAGTCTACGGAAGTCATGCAGCAGGAGTGGCCTGAGAGGTTACTGGCCAAGGTTCCTTATAGTGCCGATTCGGTTGGGCTGCAGACACCTATTTCTCCCGAATATATGCACTGGCGATACGTAAAGAATCCGCTATTTCGGTATGGGTGGTTTTCTGATGGGGAAAGGTACCTGTGCATTTTCAGGATAAAAGCACATCGGCGATTTCAGGAGTTTCGGATATGCGAATTACTTCCATTGGATGCTGATCGTCAGTTTGCTGATAAAGATTTTAACAAACAATTAAAGGAGCAGGTGAGAAATTATCACACAGCTGTCATCACATTTTCCGGGGAGTCATCTGTTCAATTTCGTTCATTTGGGAGGTATCGGTTTTTCCGCCTTTCCAAAGGCCCCTTGGTGACCCTGCGGAACTTGGGACTGGAGAAGGAGCAGTTTGAGGGGTTACTGATGCCGAATGGCATAGCATTTAGCTTGGGGGATCTGGAGCTTTTTTGA
- a CDS encoding class I SAM-dependent methyltransferase encodes MDNKGHQDRVIRQFTQQAKGYSSISSHRNALDKLVQMAAVKSEDSVLDVACGTGMVACEFARFAGKVTGIDITTEMLKEAQRLHNKMNLKNIVWHLGNANPLPFEEGAFSVVVSRFSFHHFLEPDKVLQEMIRVCQPGGRVIVADVCLPESKVDHYNVMEKIRDTSHTAALSHRELDNLMKFSGLKAIKNYEYRMKIGLEQQLDASFAVDTKKLREMIQNDIDVNRLGIDASREANGIYLHYPIRIYCGVK; translated from the coding sequence ATGGACAACAAAGGACATCAAGATCGAGTTATACGCCAATTTACACAACAGGCCAAAGGGTATTCTTCCATTTCCAGCCATCGAAACGCATTGGATAAACTGGTGCAAATGGCAGCGGTAAAATCAGAAGATAGTGTGCTGGACGTAGCTTGCGGCACTGGAATGGTAGCTTGTGAATTTGCCCGATTTGCAGGAAAGGTAACTGGAATAGATATTACAACAGAAATGCTGAAGGAGGCCCAACGGCTGCATAACAAGATGAATCTCAAAAATATTGTCTGGCATCTTGGCAACGCGAATCCACTGCCTTTTGAGGAGGGGGCATTTTCTGTAGTCGTCTCTAGGTTCTCTTTTCACCACTTTCTGGAACCCGACAAAGTACTGCAGGAAATGATCAGGGTATGTCAACCCGGAGGGCGGGTCATAGTGGCCGATGTATGCCTTCCTGAAAGCAAAGTAGACCATTACAATGTTATGGAAAAGATCCGTGACACTTCTCATACGGCCGCGTTATCCCATCGAGAACTGGACAATTTGATGAAATTTTCTGGACTGAAAGCCATCAAAAACTATGAATACCGCATGAAGATTGGGCTAGAGCAACAGCTCGATGCATCTTTTGCAGTGGATACCAAAAAATTAAGAGAAATGATCCAAAATGACATCGATGTAAACCGTTTAGGGATCGATGCAAGCAGGGAAGCAAATGGAATTTATCTACATTACCCTATTCGTATTTATTGTGGTGTAAAATAA
- a CDS encoding RagB/SusD family nutrient uptake outer membrane protein — MKNIINSYKKTLTLASALVLGTLGSCSLDEEVYSIYTPETFYSNEKEVLSSLSGVYRNFAQITGMGAEYRTLELSADQVVVHGKIQGWWANSDFEQLMEHEWDATHAYIAGTWNTLFGTVGQANALIDALDASGLEGIEGPRAELQALRAFAYFYLVDLYGNVPIFTAPKVDPLSLPTQNTRAEVVDFIISELETALPNLPSQTDVGSEYYGRFTREAGYTLLATLYLNAEVYTGTAQWDKAITYADMVINSGAYQLLPDYFDNFVHDNEENAEFIFGGIYTPNIPGGIGHPLVQKVLPGISGGLFGLPYTPQNGFGTRPSIFDLYEDQDHRKDMFLGYGPMKDPRNGEVVMVERIVPDNNSNLYREGSSSEGPVPYEIIPATGIRNQPMNAGIKWIKWGIDPNTNGGNASNDIAFFRYADVLLIKAEALARQGNMGEATTLVNQVRERSNASTLSTVSLEDILNERGRELAFELARRRDLIRFGKFNDAWEFKEASEPFRTLYPIPTTAIDANPNLQQNPGYQ; from the coding sequence ATGAAAAATATTATCAATAGCTATAAAAAAACGCTTACCCTCGCTTCGGCATTGGTACTGGGCACATTGGGAAGCTGCTCGCTTGACGAAGAAGTGTACTCCATCTACACACCGGAGACTTTTTACTCCAATGAAAAAGAAGTGTTGTCTTCGCTGTCAGGAGTTTACCGTAATTTTGCACAGATCACCGGAATGGGTGCAGAATACAGAACCCTGGAACTATCAGCTGACCAAGTGGTCGTCCATGGCAAAATCCAAGGCTGGTGGGCCAACAGTGATTTTGAACAGCTGATGGAGCATGAATGGGACGCCACCCACGCTTATATTGCAGGCACTTGGAACACCCTATTTGGCACCGTTGGCCAAGCAAATGCGCTGATTGACGCCCTGGACGCTTCTGGACTGGAAGGCATCGAAGGGCCAAGGGCAGAATTGCAGGCGCTAAGGGCTTTTGCCTATTTCTATTTGGTCGACCTGTACGGCAATGTCCCTATTTTCACCGCTCCAAAAGTGGATCCATTAAGCCTACCCACGCAAAATACGAGAGCAGAAGTGGTGGATTTTATCATTTCCGAACTGGAAACCGCCCTGCCCAACCTTCCCTCCCAAACTGACGTGGGAAGCGAATACTACGGACGTTTTACACGAGAGGCAGGTTATACGCTCTTGGCAACTCTCTATCTTAATGCAGAAGTGTATACCGGCACTGCTCAGTGGGACAAAGCCATAACATATGCCGACATGGTCATCAACTCGGGAGCCTATCAGTTGCTGCCGGATTACTTTGACAATTTTGTCCATGACAATGAAGAAAACGCAGAGTTTATTTTCGGTGGCATCTACACGCCCAATATCCCAGGGGGGATCGGCCATCCACTGGTTCAGAAAGTACTTCCAGGGATCAGCGGAGGCTTGTTTGGATTACCCTACACCCCACAAAATGGCTTTGGCACCAGACCCTCCATCTTTGACCTTTACGAAGACCAAGATCACAGGAAAGACATGTTTCTTGGCTATGGCCCCATGAAAGACCCTCGAAATGGAGAAGTAGTGATGGTGGAGCGAATAGTACCGGACAATAACAGCAACCTTTACCGCGAAGGCTCTTCGTCAGAAGGCCCGGTTCCTTACGAAATCATCCCTGCCACCGGCATCAGAAACCAACCTATGAACGCAGGCATCAAATGGATAAAATGGGGGATAGACCCCAACACCAATGGCGGAAATGCCAGCAATGACATTGCCTTTTTTCGCTATGCAGACGTCCTGTTGATCAAAGCGGAAGCCTTGGCAAGGCAGGGAAATATGGGAGAAGCAACCACCTTGGTGAACCAAGTCCGGGAACGAAGCAATGCCTCCACGCTTTCTACCGTCTCCTTGGAAGATATATTGAATGAAAGAGGTCGCGAATTGGCCTTTGAGCTGGCCAGAAGAAGGGACTTGATCCGATTTGGCAAGTTTAATGACGCATGGGAATTTAAGGAAGCTTCCGAACCATTCCGGACACTTTACCCGATCCCCACCACAGCGATCGACGCCAATCCTAACCTACAACAAAACCCAGGATACCAATGA
- a CDS encoding oligogalacturonate lyase family protein, which yields MKIKPLTTNLSALSMKKLMVTGSIIMGLSGAHFVHAQTVAGKDYSARSEVDKTFDMVGANAFGQRFPAESFTFEDEVTGKKVIALTTSRHQNSKIYQTHPQWTPDGKHIVFRSDRSGKGLTYAISVDDHEITQIASGDDGSSFHLGWKKNHAYHFRNDSLIRLDLNALLEDSDAGDVANKSSYEKVIGIIDQHLHPNGMALDHDEASLYFSTRVMDGESSIYQVDLASGNISEVLTVPFRIGHLQANPYKTGEMMYCWETGGDAPQRIWMASIDSDGQVTNRPLYHESDETWVTHEVFLDQDHIGFNVMGHLDRLQKGDNGIYSLNIRTDKLTFHGQQNWGGYWHTAGTTDLKWIVGDTFNGDIYLIEYGQPNHTTLLTTGHRLTSKSPFSSEAHSHHSISPDGKWLLFNSSLLTESDIMIMPLIDD from the coding sequence ATGAAAATAAAACCATTAACCACCAACCTTTCTGCCCTGTCCATGAAAAAACTCATGGTAACGGGCAGTATCATCATGGGCCTCTCTGGGGCCCATTTTGTACATGCACAGACCGTAGCAGGGAAGGATTATTCCGCCAGAAGTGAGGTGGACAAGACCTTTGACATGGTCGGCGCCAATGCCTTTGGGCAGCGGTTTCCCGCTGAGAGTTTCACGTTTGAGGATGAAGTGACTGGAAAAAAGGTCATCGCCTTGACCACTTCCAGGCATCAAAACTCCAAAATCTACCAAACCCACCCCCAGTGGACACCTGATGGAAAACACATTGTTTTCCGATCGGATCGCTCGGGAAAAGGACTGACTTATGCCATCTCGGTGGACGACCATGAAATCACCCAGATTGCTTCTGGAGATGATGGAAGCAGTTTTCACCTTGGCTGGAAGAAAAACCATGCCTATCACTTCCGTAACGATTCCCTGATAAGGCTAGACCTGAACGCTCTGCTGGAAGACAGCGATGCTGGTGACGTGGCCAATAAATCCTCCTACGAAAAAGTAATTGGGATAATAGACCAACACCTACACCCCAACGGGATGGCCTTGGACCATGATGAAGCAAGCCTATATTTTTCCACTCGGGTAATGGACGGTGAATCCTCTATTTATCAAGTGGACCTGGCTTCGGGGAATATCTCCGAGGTGCTTACTGTTCCTTTCAGAATTGGCCATTTACAAGCCAACCCCTACAAAACTGGTGAAATGATGTATTGCTGGGAAACAGGCGGAGATGCTCCACAACGGATCTGGATGGCCAGCATCGACAGCGATGGACAAGTAACCAATCGCCCCCTCTATCATGAGTCAGATGAGACTTGGGTAACCCATGAAGTGTTCCTTGACCAAGACCACATTGGCTTCAATGTCATGGGACACTTGGACAGGCTGCAAAAAGGGGATAATGGCATTTATTCATTGAATATCCGCACGGACAAACTGACCTTTCACGGTCAACAGAACTGGGGAGGATATTGGCATACTGCCGGTACGACGGACCTAAAATGGATCGTCGGCGACACCTTCAATGGCGATATTTACCTCATCGAATACGGCCAGCCCAATCATACGACACTGCTGACCACAGGCCACCGCCTCACCAGCAAAAGCCCCTTTTCCAGTGAAGCACATTCCCATCATTCTATTAGCCCGGACGGCAAATGGCTGCTGTTCAATTCCAGTTTGCTGACCGAAAGTGATATTATGATCATGCCGTTGATAGATGATTAG